ACGCCGCGCACCATCCGGTTTTACGAGCAAAAGGGGCTTTTGAACCCGCAGCGCGCCGGCACCACCCGGGTCTATACCCGACAGGATCGCGCCAAACTGCTCCTCATTTTGCGGGGCAAGCGACTGGGCTTCAGCTTAAGAGAGATCGCGGACTACCTTGATCTTTACGGCGCAGACCCAACCCAGGCAGAGCAAATCAAAATGCTTCTGGAACGCGTTCGGGAACGGATTACTGACCTGGAAGAACAGCGTCAGGCACTGGACGTCACTTTGGATGAACTGCGTGATATCGAACAGCAATCGGTTGATGCACTTAAAGAAAAGGGACTCGATCCGGTATCGTAACAAGTTTCCCGGATCAGAGGACAGCTCAGGAAGGAAGACATAGCCATGACCAACGCCGTAATTGCCGGATATGTCCGGTCGCCCTTTACCCCGGCCCGCAAAGGGGCCCTTGCAAAGGTCCGCGCTGACGACCTTGCGGCACAGGTCGTCAAAGGTCTGGTCGAAAAGACCGGCATTGATCCCAACGCGATCGAGGACCTGATCCTTGGTTGTGCCTTCCCTGAAGGCGAACAAGGCTTGAACGTTGCCCGCCTGATCACCTTTATCGCCGGTCTGCCACGTTCCGTTGGTGGCGTGACGGTCAACCGTTTCTGCGGATCGTCCATGCAGTCGATCCATCAGGCCGCTGGTGCAATTGCGATCGGTGCCGGTGATGTCTTTATCTGTGCCGGTGTCGA
Above is a window of Thalassospira sp. ER-Se-21-Dark DNA encoding:
- a CDS encoding MerR family DNA-binding transcriptional regulator: MTKIDERFYTVPELADDLGITPRTIRFYEQKGLLNPQRAGTTRVYTRQDRAKLLLILRGKRLGFSLREIADYLDLYGADPTQAEQIKMLLERVRERITDLEEQRQALDVTLDELRDIEQQSVDALKEKGLDPVS